Genomic segment of Nilaparvata lugens isolate BPH chromosome 6, ASM1435652v1, whole genome shotgun sequence:
GTATTGTTGGAGAAATTAATACActcgaaataataattttttagtagtctattattctttcaatctAAACTCAAAGTACAGTCTGCCTCTGATTTCCAAATTCCGAATCAGAGCAAAAAACAAGACTGTACTGCTTTAGTAAAATTGCATGGAAAAGTGTAAATTGCAGTGGAATTTGCTCGAAGAATTCATTACTATTATTGACGAGCGCGTTTTATTGTAAATTCTTGATGCTTTCACGCTTTTTTACAGTTTCTTAATAAGTATTACAGTTTAGTTTTGTGAAATGTTTGTGAATTCGTTCAGTGATGGTGGTTTTGCTTGAACTATTTGCTTGAAAAATGTATCAAGGAATTTTGTAGCCGAGAAGCCTCATCGTTTGTAGgttagtaattttatttaatctaggctacatttatttataagtaatctaatttattcttattcaagAATTGAAGTTTCAAGAATAAGGTATTTGTCATAAAGATGCATATAGACTAACAATTCATTTCTCAAAACAAATGATTGAATTCTAGATGTAGTCCAAGTTATGTAAAGTAGGTATTGCTTTATGTAATTCTAGGAATAGGTTTCATTTAGTtagatttataataaaaatcacTACCcctttttatttgattattgaaaCGTTTAAGTTGATCATGTTGCTACAGATTTGGTAAAAGTAATTTTACCATACTCCAAAAACCAAgctgttttcaatgttttgcttgaGTGACTTTAAAACTGCacgataaaatatttatttaatatttaaaattaaaataattatttcatagttTTTTATTTGCTTAGCtaatatttatgtaattttaAGTAGCCTACCTAACTtatccaatatttattcaatctgtATTCAATGCAAGTTATCTGTACAAATCTTGACTTTCTACAAATTAAGCaggatatttttgattgtatggAGGGCCTGGTAAAGAGCTTATTTGGTCAGTCCAAGATTATAGTATTTGaaagattaaaataaaataataatttattattaatatgaatatttttatattatcagtacataattttattgacaGCACACTAGGCCTATCTCTATTTATATCTCTTAACTGGTAATACAAAACACAAATTATACCCACTCTTAATTATCCTAATATTACTTGTAGTTATCATACAGTTGATATTGAATAACTTGAACAATAATGttttgaagaatataaaatacgataatataaagaaaaaacaCAGTCTATTGAGTAAAACTTAATGTACCTGTAGTATTGGTGTTTTAGGTATTTTAAACCCTATTTAACTACAGGCCACTCTACTCATTTGCTGAGCTTGATAATGAGCCCCTTTTTTGAAACAGTTCTACTTCAACGAGTAGCCTAAATGGCTGCCAACCAACACTGTCTAACTGGAATCCCGTCTTTGACAACGACAACAAGTAGGCTATCAACTTATTTGGGATTATGCTTAAGTGAAGAGAAAACGTATTATGAAACTTCAATTAAAGTGGGGCAGGGTGGGTAAGATTTATTGTTTCTTATGGCTCAACTGAAATAAGATATAAGACAGAAGTTGATAACTTATACCGGGTGCGGCAGcaaaaatttcttttttaaagtGAACGCTCAGTCAGCTGATGTCGTTGTAGAGCAAATTTGGTCTTGTTAGAGAGGTCAGAGATCAAAGTTTTATTTCAGACATAACTTATATGTCAATACTATGACAAGGACTAAGTCAGGTCCACTTCCAGACACGACACAGTTAATCCAGATTGCTGGTCATGACTAAGGAGAGAAGTATGAAGATCATAAAGTTTTCTTCCAGACATGTTTATTTGCCATCATGCATAGGACCAATGAGAAGCGTGCATTTGCTGTTGAGATTTATTTTTCGAGCAGATATTCTGTGATCACAACCCAGGGCGCATTTGGAAATCGCTTCAATTTAGCCCTTTGGCTACTGTCCCGGAACGGAAATCAGACAAAATGCAAGTGCGACAAGACAAAGAACTGAAGTCTCTCGGCCCATTAGGCCACCTGAGAACGAACATTCAGACAGCGAGAGTTTCAGTGTTGAGATAACCACAGCGTTCTGCGCGCAAACATGCGTTTGCTCTTGGACTTTCCGATCGTTCTGTAAGACGAATTTCTTCATGGTAATCATTTCCATCCATACAAGATGACAATTGTGCAGGAACATTTTGAACGTGATTTCCGTTGAGGGAGAACTTTCCAGGACGCCGAGCGAATTTGTTCGAGTGGCCAGCTCGATCTCCCGATTTGAACACTTTTTGAAATCCCTTGTTTATTTGAACCGTCCAAGGACCCTACAAGATTTGAAGACCAATATCAGGGAAGAAATGGCTAACAAACGCCTGCAATGCTAGCAGGAGTCATGACAAACGCCAAAAATCGGTTTACTCAGTGTATGGAGAATGGGGGACGCCATCTAcctgatttgatattcaaaCTAATTGAACCAAAATTTTAGTTATGTGtctacattacaaaaaaaatacaaactttGTGATCCATTTAAAGACTTTTATTTACTTGAAAAAAGGAAGTTTCGCTGCTGAATTCTGTatatcaatatataaataattttacaatactAATTTAAACAGGAAGCACGATACAGATAGTAgaaaaacacttagaaactcacattattttcgaaattttcgttGCCTCAGCCAACCTTCCTCAACGAACTAGTTGTAGTGAGTGTTGTTCAGTTCGAATACCAACGGCCAAGACCACAGAGTACGCAATAGGGACAAATGGAGTAGTAGTAGTTATATAAATAGtagtatttaatatatataaaaaaactatataaatagtagtatttaatatatataataaatagtaaatataTGTGTAGGCTACGTTTGGTCTAGAATAATTtcccatttttcatttattgtacaaaattcCAAAACTACCTTTGTCTTGACGGCTATGTCTATTCACGTTTGTGATTATTCACTTCTGAATCAAATGTCAATAGGTTTCACAAACTGTGATTACTCACCAGTCACAATAATTCTCTTTCATATTGATTTACATGTATTCTAGAAGCTAATCTAAACATTCATCAATTGCATATTGTTTACATATCTTAACTGGAATGAATATAGAGCttgaatgttttaatttatatttattggtGCCAGTAaaaattgtatgattaataGATTATGTTTTTGATATACATATCTCGATGatattgaatgatgaaataatatgcTTGATATTCTCTTTGGATTACTAAATCACAAACAaatgaaaatgttataaataatttgaatcgATGAAGAAAAAAGTTGCTGTTAACCAAGTTGATCTTTTGACAGAGTATCTCAATCAGACTTTGTTTTAGGTTTAATGATAACTTGTTAAGTTATAGATTATGGAGTAAATAGAGTAAGATCATCTTAGTAATAATAAGATCAACTGAGATTAATAATAATCTCAGTGCCAACTCAACTCGTGCATCTTTTCAATTATAGATTATAGTTTATGTTGATAACGCGAGTGAATCGGCGAGTGATATACGATAGTTGAATGTGATACTAAATgactaataaataaaaactgaaCAAAATTCGTGGCCAATTGAAATTATTCGTTGTCTTTCCAGGAAAATGGAAAATAGCGCGGATGGCCGGATTAGTGGCGGGGATCGGGGGAGTGAACAGAACCGGGAAGTGAAATCGACAGCAATCGTGAAGTACTCGGCGATCCAGCCGGCCAAGTTCGCTCAACTACAGTGCAACACCGACCTGAACCTACCTCCAGCCAACTGGCTCAGTAGCAGTGCCGAGTCCTATGGATTCCAGCATGTTCTCTCCAATTCGGGAGCGTTCTCCAGTTTCCGCATGGCGCACATGTTCCCCGACTGTATGGGACAAGTGGATGTTGTGTCGGATGCCGAAAACGTcaaaaaactgttgaaaatacCCTACAGTCGTGGCTCCGTGAGCATGATGGTGCACCGTATCGAAAACACGCTGCTCATTGATGAGTTCGATATTCACAAACATCTCATCCGACAAGCTGAGAGTGATTGGGTGTGGTTGAGGAAATTCTTTTTCGAACATGTCTTACAATCTTTGGGCGATAAAGATAAAGGAGTCACTCTACGAAACCACAGCCGATGTGCTCTTCAACAGAAGTATCTCACCTCCAAGTTCCTCCACCACAGTTTAGCTGAAACCAGTGATAAGACCCAAGAGCGCCTTCAAAACCAGGACACTGTGAATCGTCCAACTTGTTCTCGAAATGAACCTCCACTACCCGAGCCTCCTTTGGAAGAAGAAGTACCAGATCCAGCTACCAACAAGACGTTCGCACGAAACGTTGTGTGGACCTTCGAAGACATCCAGATGCTTCTTGGCACCGACATGCCGATCTTCGGTGGATCGACTCATCCCTGCATCAGCCTACGTCTACGTGACATGACCAAACCGATCAGTGTCTTAACTGGTATAGACTATTGGTTGGACAACCTGATGTGCAATGTACCCGAGGTGATGATGTGTTATCATTTGGATGGCATTGTTCAACGATACGAATTAATAAAGACTGAGGACCTACCTCATTTGTCCGGTTCAAAGTTCTCTCCCAAGTTGATTCGAGATGTGGCTCAAAACATTCTATCGTTTCTAAAAGTGAACGCTACCAAAGCGGGGCATACGTACTGGCTTTTCAAGAGTAGAGATGATGATGTTGTGAAGCTGTATGATTTGACTTCTTTGTGCTCAGAGGGGTTGATTGATAAGGGTCAGAATCCTTTCACAATACCGGTCGCTATGTTACTGTACAGAGTGGCACGCAATATGAAGCACAATCTCCCCAACTCTCAGCCAGGCACTGTGAGGATGTTGTTGAAAAATTGTCTGTCGTTGCTTCCCAAAGAGAAGTATCCTCAAATTGTCACTTCTGCTCACTACATGTTGTCCGATTTGTATGTGCCCGTGACTACAGATCCGGCGAGTCCTGGGTTGAGTGACGAAAATAATGACGATGAAGAGGAGCAAGAGAGGAGGAagtttgaggaggaggagtttgAAAATGAGGCAACGGTTTGTGCCACTACGAACTCGGTGGCGGTGCAGTCGTTGTGTGTGTCGAATGCAGCAACCAAAGTGGTGGATCCTCCCGCCCCTCCCATGGTTGGCACAATTGAAGACAGGTGTCAGATGGCTCTGCAACATGTTGCCGCCGGTCTAGAGTGTCTCAAGTACTTCGAAGAATCGTCGCCAAAACGTGGCAAAACACAACCGAGTGGCGACAGAGTTGGCAACGAACGTCAGCAACAGAAGGCAACTGAAGAGGAGGTCAAGTATGCGCATCCTTTTCAAGCGATTCCCATGCCGTATGCGCCGATTTCTACTGAGAAGAAAAAGGGGAAAAAGCAAAGAAAGGGGGAGATGTTGAAGAAGGAGGATAAAAGTGAAGAGAAGGAGGATATCGAGGAAATGTCGTTGAGAGCGTTATTGTGTAGACCTCATGCGGAAACTCTGCCTACCTGGCAACAACCTGAAGGAGTGGACAATGCGTTCTGGAATACACACCTCAAGACACTTCTCTATGAAAAAGTGTTTTTGGTGTATGTTACACTCGCCGAACAAGAATACAACTGTGGTAACTATGGGGTAGCTCTACGTTATATACACTGTGTACTGCGGTATATGAGTAATTTTCTTGGGAAAAATAGTGCCTTAACCAGCTATCTACTAGGGAGAGCTGGTGATTGCTGTTTGTTGCTGGCTAAAAATTGGTCGGACATTGAGAGACATTTCACAGGGTACACAACGAA
This window contains:
- the LOC111056239 gene encoding erythroid differentiation-related factor 1 isoform X1 yields the protein MENSADGRISGGDRGSEQNREVKSTAIVKYSAIQPAKFAQLQCNTDLNLPPANWLSSSAESYGFQHVLSNSGAFSSFRMAHMFPDCMGQVDVVSDAENVKKLLKIPYSRGSVSMMVHRIENTLLIDEFDIHKHLIRQAESDWVWLRKFFFEHVLQSLGDKDKGVTLRNHSRCALQQKYLTSKFLHHSLAETSDKTQERLQNQDTVNRPTCSRNEPPLPEPPLEEEVPDPATNKTFARNVVWTFEDIQMLLGTDMPIFGGSTHPCISLRLRDMTKPISVLTGIDYWLDNLMCNVPEVMMCYHLDGIVQRYELIKTEDLPHLSGSKFSPKLIRDVAQNILSFLKVNATKAGHTYWLFKSRDDDVVKLYDLTSLCSEGLIDKGQNPFTIPVAMLLYRVARNMKHNLPNSQPGTVRMLLKNCLSLLPKEKYPQIVTSAHYMLSDLYVPVTTDPASPGLSDENNDDEEEQERRKFEEEEFENEATVCATTNSVAVQSLCVSNAATKVVDPPAPPMVGTIEDRCQMALQHVAAGLECLKYFEESSPKRGKTQPSGDRVGNERQQQKATEEEVKYAHPFQAIPMPYAPISTEKKKGKKQRKGEMLKKEDKSEEKEDIEEMSLRALLCRPHAETLPTWQQPEGVDNAFWNTHLKTLLYEKVFLVYVTLAEQEYNCGNYGVALRYIHCVLRYMSNFLGKNSALTSYLLGRAGDCCLLLAKNWSDIERHFTGYTTKSDIDVEIEEAICKKCSPTIDDNEECKLMPKVMDNVGQMLVVGCQFYSRALALAPCDNLRRRLGNIHNEIGSYYMNQAATVQSTPPTNNEERLKYDNLFKAARSHLEQGVEQFESVSDNANLALLHSNTGRLMRLLAHYQQHCHQFDGEEDEDKIAVRVSKGEKYYYNRAFSSYQKALGFLGARKSNPLIWDTINWELSSALFAYATMMQDYPPPITNRTREEIEREVVDLMQKALKYCDVDTAGPRQPMYQYRAGMLHYRLACMYHKIYRNLVADENSSRRKNVLQLCTLNYEKAARILLAIEYPSDYLRVQLERVALLEFQSENSNGALMKIKHYQNAIAILVQCIEILNIMKTSANTPSTISEESDVEQQERTTEKNLLDLMENRLQFLLRSLVKLCITNPQLKLSESETVYKSSYNTLLKRKDQVSLVEHLINVLNSLSALVVGM